The Triticum aestivum cultivar Chinese Spring chromosome 5A, IWGSC CS RefSeq v2.1, whole genome shotgun sequence genomic sequence GTTTTTCGTGTGCATAATCCATTCTTGCCTGACAGATAATGGGACTTGACATATGCGCCGATGTACTAATAGGAGATGCCATGAGAAGAGGTATTTCAGGCGGTGAGAAGAAAAGATTAACCACAGGTGAATTTACAATACATATGACATTTTCAGGATGGTTTTATTGTCTCAACTATAATCTTGTAAATGATATTTCtgcaagataaataaataaataaatttactATTCATTGACTAAAATTCCTTAATTGCATATTGGAAGGTATGCACTTTTTCTGGTGGTTAATTGATTTTGTCGATGCTTTCTGTACTTTATTATTACCATGAACTAATATGAAACTCGCCACAACAAAGTTAACAACGGGGGTATGATAAACCATAAATTTCTGTTGTCATGAAAGCACACAAACATGAACTAATCAACTTAGCATGATTCTTCTCTACTTTTTAGAATGTAGCTGTAATGTGTTATATTCAGTTCATGTAATCCCAACCTCAATTTTGGTCTATGTAGgataaataatataaattaattCGATACTTGATGCTTATTTTTCTTCACTTGTAAAAATTCCTTACAAGCAGGAGAGATGATAGTAGGACCATCAAAAGCGCTCTTCATGGATGAAATATCAACTGGGCTGGACAGTTCTACCACCTTCCAAATTGTTTCTTGTCTCCAACAGCTAGCTCATATATCAGAGTCTACCATACTGGTCTCACTCCTTCAACCAGCACCAGAGACTTACCAActttttgatgatattatcttgATGGCTGAAGGACAAATCGTATACCATGGTCCTAAGAGCTGCATTATGAGTTTCTTTGAATCCTGTGGCTTCAAGTGCCCTGGAAGAAAAGGGGATGCTGACTTCCTTCAAGAGGTATTTAGCAAAATATAGTCATTTATATAGTCTGAATTGCTCATGTCAAAATAAGCATCAATAGCATCTAGGGAGTCATGTAAGCATGGTTCACCTTGTCATCTAACAAAGTGTACGATTTATACCTATAGTTTTGATGTGAATTCAATGAAAGCAAAAATGGTTAATATGAAGTAATTGGGTTTAGATTGTGATAACCTGAGTTTGTCATGCTTATTTTACTCTTGCTTACACTCGAAGGTAGTCCACTCTTAACAACTTATGTATTACATAGGTCCTGTCAAAAAAAGATCAACAACAATACTGGAGCCGCACCGAAGAAGGATATAATTTTGTTACTGTTGATCAATTCTGTGATAAGTTCAAAGCATCTCAAAGTGGTCAGAATCTTGCTGGGGAGCTTTTGAAGCCGTATGACGAATCTAAAGGACATAATAATGCCCTGTCCTTCAGTATCTACTCATTATCCAGGTGGGATCTACTCAAGGCATGTTTTGCACGAGAGCTCCTTCTTATGAAAAGGAATGCCTTCATCTACATAGCAAAAACCATTCAGGTAAGGAAGTCGAAGCTATCTTGGAAAAAAAAGTGATTGATGCATGGGAATTTTGTGCCTAGTTTTACAGTGCTATTTAGAATGTCACATGCTAGGTGTTTTATGGGTGTAGATTCAGTTCTAGTCTGTAAATGCATAATCCTGAAATTACATGCATTATGCTCAGTATTAGTTACCGATCGAAATATAGCAAAATCTAGATCTTGTGTACACTGAGAACATTGAACACTTGGCCCTAAAGCAATGTGATGCAATAAAGTTCTTGTGCTACTATGGAGGTCTGCAGGTCTCAATAAAGCTTTCACACTAAAAGTTGAGATCTATGTTTACATCTACATTTGAGTCACTTTCATCTCTCCAGTGAACTGCAGCATTAATATATATAGTACCTCCTCCATTCCAAATAACTTGAAGTTCTAGGTTTATCCTAATCCAAACTTCTTTAAGTTTGATCAAGCCTATataaaaatataccaacatcaacAATACCAAATTTGTTTCAGTAGATTCATCATAAAATATATTTCCATACCACATATATTTGATGTTGCACTGTGCAGGGGTAAGGCTTCACTCGTATAATCCTTCCCCATACCCCACCTGGTGTGGGAGCTAGATATTATCACATTTTTCTATAAACTTTATCAATATTgagaagtttgacttaggacaaagctagaacttcaaataatttggaacagagggagtagacaATAAAGGTAAAGATTGATGCCGTATGTAGCTCTAGTTGTGCTCAAATGCGAAATATTGTAGGAATAGGGACTGTGTGCTTAACACAGAGTACATGGACTTGTAGCCATCTTGCAGTATTTTCTTCTGCACACTGAGAACATTGAACTCTTGGCCCATATAGAAGTCTACAACAGGAAGTTTCCCAGCATGTCAGCATCTTATTCTACATTCAGTTCCTACTCAGTGTGAAATTTCAGGACTTAAACATGCACACCATAAACTAACATATGTATTTCTGCGCTGCAGCTTGGATTACTTGCTGTTATTACTGGGACAGTATTTCTTCGCACACGTATGAGTGTTGACAGAATTCATGCTAACTATTATATGGGTTCACTCTTCTATGCGCTCCTGCTGCTGATGGTGAATGGATTCCCTGAGCtggccatgacaattgacagtctgCCGGTCTTCTACAAACAGAGAGATGACTACTTCTATCCTGCATGGGCTTATGCAATACCATCTTTTATCCTAAAAATTCCAGTCTCTTTAGTTGAGTCAGTAGCTTGGACAACAATATCCTACTACCTGATTGGCTATACCCCGGAAGCATCCAGGTAAAGTTTACAATTCTGTTGTAGAAACTAATTACCAAGTGGGATGGGAGCACTAGTTGAACTACAACAATATTTTGATTGAGGAATTATCATCATTCACCCAACTCGAGTCATTTAGATGTGGAGTATAATCACCCAATGAAAAATAAAAGATTCTTGCCAGTGAAAATAGTCCAAAGTATAGCATTGTTTATAATGGTTTTGCTGTGATCTGGTGTATTGTAGTCGAACATAAAAATCCCTTATCTAACACTATATTAACTTTTCTTTTAGAATTTCTTTCCGCGAAAATAGTTTTTTCAGTTGCAATACTTGCTTTGTGGTAACATGCACGATTCTTGTGTTCAGATTTTTCTGTCagctcctcgtcctcttcctcatgCACACAGTAACATTATCAATGTTTCGATGTATCGCCTCATACTGTCAAACAATGGTGGCTGGTTCAGTCGGTGGTACGATGGCATTTCTAGCCACCCTTCTGTTTGGGGGTTTCATAATTCCTCGTTGTAAGACACTCCCTTATTTTCTTCCcacaaaaaaaaagaatactcccatTTCATATTGCTAACAACAGATGAGTCCTAATTTCTTGCAAAAGTAGGTCGTCCTCAATTATTAAGCAAGCATCACTAACATTTTCAGTGCCGTATTACTACAGCATTACTGCCTAATTGGCTAAAGTGGGGATTCTGGCTTTCTCCATTGTCGTATGGTGAAATAGGCTTAACTGGAAATGAGTTTTTGGCACAAAGATGGTTGGAGGTACACTTTGGCATACCAAGTATGAATTAAGTTTAGAAACATGTAATATCAAAAGATACTTTTTTTTTATCTTGATAGATCAAGGTATCTGGTGTAGCACTCGGAAGGAGGATCCTAATGGATCAAGGGGTAGACTTCTCCAGCTATTTTTACTGGATCTCAATTGGAGCATTGCTTGGGTTTACTTTGATGTTCAATGTAGGCTTTGCCATAGGTTTGACCATTAAAAAGGGTAAGTGTGACATGTACGAAACTGCATTAAGCTAAACAacttaaatactactccctccaatccaaaataagtgtcgcagttttgaacttaggttgaactaaccttagttcaaaactgtgACTTATTTTGGATCGAAGGGGGTATAATTTTCTAGTGTAACAGTGTCACATAAATTGTGAACTCAACAAGCATATGctagagaagtaaaaaaaacatgGGAAATGGAGCAAAAATAGTTTCGTTCAGAAGAACATACTGTTTGCTCTGGTTAGATATGCAACCTATTCTAATCTCCTATGAGCCTCTCAGTTCCAGGAACTTCTCAAGCTATTATCTCTCGCAATAAGCTTACCACATTTGATGGAGGAGACCAAGATAACAACACGGAAAATAGGATGCCTAAGTTACAAGCAGAGACTGCTTTGTCACCAAATAGGACCGGTTAGTTGAATTCTACACCACACAATACTGTCAATGGGATATATTTAGTTTGACTTCAATAATTAAATCTTGTGCAGGGAGGATGGTATTGCCTTTCACGCCCCTTATAATATCATTCCAGGATGTCAACTACTATGTAGACACCCCTGCGGTAATTCAAATATAGCTATAGCTAAAACATCTTTGAAAGCATGACCGGAGAGCTTAGAGCCATACCAAGGGCTGATAACTAATAACTAAGTATTTCTTCATTGCAGGAAATGAGGGGGCATGGTTACGTGGAAAAGAAACTACAGCTACTCCACAATATCACAGGAGCATTCCAGCCAGGGGTTCTCTCGGCACTCATGGGGGTTACTGGAGCAGGAAAAACaacactccttgatgttctttctGGAAGGAAAACTGGTGGTGTTATTGAAGGGGATATAAGAATAGGAGGGTATCCTAAAATTCAGCAAACTTTTGCTAGGATATCAGGCTACTGTGAACAAACTGATGTCCATTCCCCACAGATCACAGTTAGTGAATCGGTTGCATATTCAGCCCGGTTGCGCCTTCCACCAGAAGTTGATTCAAAAGCAAGAAATGTGAGCTATATTTGTCTCTCTTGTTGAAAATACAATatggtatcggagccaagaggtctCGAGTTAAAGACCCTGCTAACGCAAACCTATATGAAAAGAATAAAAGTGTAGTGTACAGGGTTTGCATTCTTGTATCCTAGCCTCATAGGTGGTAGGAACAGTTGAGACGAAAATGTGAGCTCACCCGTATTCCTTTCCCTCGCAGGAATTTGTCAAGGAAGTTCTTGAAATAATTGAGTTGGACGAAATTAGAGATTCTTTGGTCGGAATACCAGGGGTAAATGGGCTATCAACAGAGCAAAGGAAACGGCTTACGATTGCAGTTGAGCTCGTGTCTAACCCCTCGATCATATTTATGGATGAGCCAACGTCAGGCTTGGATGCAAGGGCCGCTGCTATTGTCATGCGTGCAGTGAAGAATGTTGCAGACACAGGTCGAACAGTTGTGTGCACCATTCACCAACCAAGTATCGATATATTTGAGGCATTTGATGAGGTAACTACTTTAGCTATATATCCCTCTCCAAGATTCTCTCTCTAGGCATCAAGAAATAAGTTTTTTTATAAGTATATTTAGCAATGGTAATTTTCCAGGTATAATAAGTATATCTAGTATTATAAGTGATGTATTGGATAAGAATGTcagaaattagttttgttaaatcaaacATGAAATAACCAAGTGTTATGGAACTGTGAAGCATTTGTTCACCTTTCAGTAATAATTGGAAATAGCCATGGAATAAGTTAACTATTAGACATGGAATAAAATCAGTTTCTACTTCAGATAGAACCCTTAACACTTTATCGGCAGGAAACAAGCTACTTAAAGAACCCCAAATTAAGTCCAATGCAGAGCCTGCCTCAGACTAAAGTTTTCGAGAAGCTAACAGTGATAGTACAATCACAACTTTCTCTTACTGAGTGTTTTTATGGAataaaatggtactccctctgttccataatataagagcgtttttgacactacactcaGTTTTCTCAGTTTTATTGTTAAAACTGATGTTAAAACAAGCTGACACGTCCATTCACGCGGTAGAAACACATTAATtggagaaaagaaaaaactatgtaCAACAGTTATCTTGGTTGTATTTTAGCAGTGCCAATTATTATTTATTTTTGGCGAGGTTAGCTTGCCAATTAACTATAAGTAGATCATGATAGCTGCATCTGTTTTAATTTATGAGTATCAAAGTTCTGTAGCAAAGGAAACTCTATTTCTGAAAATACATATGTATTTTCTAATGCATAATCGTGCATGTGGGCAATTCAGATAACCCCTAGACCTTAGTTCCAAAGTAATTTAGATGCATTATTAATCATAAATTCATTAACTAAAAAATAAATCCATATACAAGTGTAATACCACATTTACTAATTAGCTTCTCATATATATTTAGTTGATGCTGATGAAAAGGGGTGGAGAGTTGATATATGCTGGGCCAGTTGGACACCATTCATGTGAGGTCATCAAGTATTTCCAGGTAAGTAGTAATCTTAACTTGTCCTTACACAAAATAATTAAGTACATGCGCATATAATTTATACCGTCCATTTATATGTGATACAAGTCAATTTAAACATACCATTTACCTGATCTAATTATATTTTGTTTGCATCCTTTTTTGTTATGTATTATTCTGAACCCATTCTCCAGTCCTCATGATTTTGCAATCTACATTATACACGAAGGGGCAAGCAATATTAATCACAGAAGGTTATACTCAGTTGACCACCTGCCTGTGTTATACAAACTGGTGAAATTATTTTCTTTGTTCTTTCAGGCAATACCTGGGGTAGCCAGGATCAAGGAGAACTACAACCCATCAACATGGAT encodes the following:
- the LOC123103268 gene encoding ABC transporter G family member 41-like — its product is MSKVEMGDEEQGQDVLAVDDPEKKSSAASGRLQLSPSSLREALSCTSSLSLREQQYDEEGELKWAAIERLPTWDRLHTSLPLHANENGNANGNGVRPLEPVDVRRLGAADRRELVHTLIADIHEDNLRLLRYQRRRMDRVGVRQPTVEVRWRNLRVDAECQVVDGKPLPTLLNSAISTFSLLTTMLGFNRHQERIHILKDVTGILKPSRMTLLLGPPGCGKTTLLLALAGKLNKNLKVTGEIDYNGVKLQDFVPEKTAAYIGQYDLHVPEMTVRETLDFSARFQGVGSRAEIMKEVIRREKEAGITPDPNIDTYMKAISMEGLERSMQTDYIMKIMGLDICADVLIGDAMRRGISGGEKKRLTTGEMIVGPSKALFMDEISTGLDSSTTFQIVSCLQQLAHISESTILVSLLQPAPETYQLFDDIILMAEGQIVYHGPKSCIMSFFESCGFKCPGRKGDADFLQEVLSKKDQQQYWSRTEEGYNFVTVDQFCDKFKASQSGQNLAGELLKPYDESKGHNNALSFSIYSLSRWDLLKACFARELLLMKRNAFIYIAKTIQLGLLAVITGTVFLRTRMSVDRIHANYYMGSLFYALLLLMVNGFPELAMTIDSLPVFYKQRDDYFYPAWAYAIPSFILKIPVSLVESVAWTTISYYLIGYTPEASRFFCQLLVLFLMHTVTLSMFRCIASYCQTMVAGSVGGTMAFLATLLFGGFIIPRSLLPNWLKWGFWLSPLSYGEIGLTGNEFLAQRWLEIKVSGVALGRRILMDQGVDFSSYFYWISIGALLGFTLMFNVGFAIGLTIKKVPGTSQAIISRNKLTTFDGGDQDNNTENRMPKLQAETALSPNRTGRMVLPFTPLIISFQDVNYYVDTPAEMRGHGYVEKKLQLLHNITGAFQPGVLSALMGVTGAGKTTLLDVLSGRKTGGVIEGDIRIGGYPKIQQTFARISGYCEQTDVHSPQITVSESVAYSARLRLPPEVDSKARNEFVKEVLEIIELDEIRDSLVGIPGVNGLSTEQRKRLTIAVELVSNPSIIFMDEPTSGLDARAAAIVMRAVKNVADTGRTVVCTIHQPSIDIFEAFDELMLMKRGGELIYAGPVGHHSCEVIKYFQAIPGVARIKENYNPSTWMLEVTSTSMELQLGVDFAQMYRESSMCKDKDMLVKRLSMPVPGTSDLHFPTQFPQKFWEQFKACLWKQCLSYWRTPSYNLVRIVSLAVACIFFGVLFWQQGNINHINDQQGLFTILGCMYGFILFSGVNNCQSVMPFVSVERSVVYRERFAGMYSPWAYSFAQVAMEIPYVLVQVVLFMLIAYPMIGYEWTAAKFFWFMYTMLCTLLYFVYLGMLMVSLTPNIQVASILASMFYTLQNLMSGFIVPAPQIPKWWIWLYYISPMSWTLNVFFTTQFGDHNDRMIVVFGETKSVAAFMTDYFGFRRDLLPLGAVVLAAFPVLFAGLFGYNISKLNFQRR